AAAAGCAAAAGAAAATCTTCCTCGCTCTCAAAAAGCGCATCTTGCTTGCTAACGATGAAATTATCGCTATCAAAGCGCATAGAAAGAGACGAGCCGTAGTTAATAAGCCCAAGAGAAAAAAGCCTACGCCCAAGCACACTTAGGGCTGATTTTGCTTCATTTATATCCATTTTTTTCCTTCAATTTCGCAAATTATAGCAAAAATTCGGCTCATTTATGCTATTATTTGCTTTATGAACTCGCCACATATTCCAGTTTTGCTAAATGAAGTTTTAGAAGGTTTTAACCATTTTGATAGTATTGATAAGCCTATTTTGCTTGATTGCACCTTAGGTTTTGGTGGGCATAGCGCAGCACTGCTGCAGCGTTACAAAGCCCTTAAAATCATCGCTTGCGACCAAGACGAGCAGGCTTTGGATTTTTGTAAAAAACGCTTTAAAGCTGAGCTAGAAAGTGGCAAAATCACGCTTTATAAAAGCAATTTTGCTAGTATTATAAAGCGCATTAAAGGCTTGAGAATCTCAGGTATTTTAGCTGATATCGGCGTTAGCAGTCTTCAACTTGATAGTAGCGAGCGTGGCTTTGGGCTTGGTGCAAATAGCCTTGATATGCGGATGGATAAAACTGCGCCAAAAAGTGCAAAAGAGATAGTAAACGAGTATAGCGAGGGCAGGCTAGAGCAGATTTTTAGCGAGTTTGGCGAGCTTAAAATGGCAGCCAAAATCGCTGCTAAAATCATCGCCGCTAGAGCAAAATCGCCCATAAATACAGCAAAGGAGCTAGCAGACATCATCGGAGGTGAGCGCATAAAAGGGCGAAATGTAAGCATAGCAAAGCTGGTTTTCCAAGCCCTGCGCATAGAGGTAAATGACGAACTAGGTGTGCTAAAAAGCCTGCTCTCCACCCTAAAAGACTTGCGTCCAAGTGGTGCAAGAGTAGCTATCATCGACTTTCACTCGCTTGAAGACCGCATCATAAAAGAGAGCTTTCGTGCGTGGAGTAAGGGCTGTGTGTGCGACCCCTTTGCCATGCGCTGCGAGTGCGGCGGCGGACACGCACTAGGCAAAATCATCACAAAAAAGCCCATCACGCCAAGCGCAGATGAACTGCGAGCCAACCCACGCAGTAACTGTGCTAAGATGAGAATATTTGAGTTTAAATAGGATAAAAATGCAAAAACCAAAAAGCTTGGAGCAAATCGCAAACGAACTAGCCGCAAAGCGTGAGCCTATAAAAATGGAGCCAAAGCCCAAAAACACAGGCGGCATAGACCTTAGCCGTGCTGCTGGGGCTATAAAAGAGCAGCCAAAACAGCAGCCAAAGCCAAATCTAGCGCAAAAAACTAGAATTCCTAGTCAAAATCTGGCGCAAAATTCTAAAATTCCTAGCCAAAATCTGGCGCAACAACCTAGAATTCCTAGTCAAAAACCACAGCTAAACAGTGAACAAAATTCTAGGAATTCT
The nucleotide sequence above comes from Campylobacter magnus. Encoded proteins:
- the rsmH gene encoding 16S rRNA (cytosine(1402)-N(4))-methyltransferase RsmH, which gives rise to MNSPHIPVLLNEVLEGFNHFDSIDKPILLDCTLGFGGHSAALLQRYKALKIIACDQDEQALDFCKKRFKAELESGKITLYKSNFASIIKRIKGLRISGILADIGVSSLQLDSSERGFGLGANSLDMRMDKTAPKSAKEIVNEYSEGRLEQIFSEFGELKMAAKIAAKIIAARAKSPINTAKELADIIGGERIKGRNVSIAKLVFQALRIEVNDELGVLKSLLSTLKDLRPSGARVAIIDFHSLEDRIIKESFRAWSKGCVCDPFAMRCECGGGHALGKIITKKPITPSADELRANPRSNCAKMRIFEFK